One Trichormus variabilis 0441 genomic window, AACCAGTAATTGAGGACACGTTTTGGGTAAATCTCATTGGTAAAGGGTATCCAGCACCACGTAACCAGTTTCGCTGGTGTACACCACGCTTGAAAATCAATCCTGCTAATCAATTTATACGTCAAATAGTTAGAACTAATGGTGAAACAATTCTTGTCTTGGGTACTCGTAAAGCAGAAAGTACTAAACGTGCTGCCACAATGAAAAAGCATCAAGCAGGTAGGGTACGAGATAGACTTAGCCCTAACGCTAGTCTGCCTAATTCTCTCATCTATACTCCTATTGAAGATTGGAGCAATAATGAAGTGTGGATTTACTTAAATCAGTGTGAAAACCCCTGGGGAAAAAGCAATAAAGAATTATTCAATTTGTATCGAGGTGCAACAGCAGATAACGAATGTCCACTAGTTATTGATACTTCAACTCCTAGCTGTGGTGATTCTCGGTTTGGCTGTTGGGTTTGCACACTAGTTAGTCAAGATAAATCGATGCAGGCAATGATCCAGAATGACGAAGAAAAACAATGGATGCAGCCTCTATTAGACCTTCGTAATAAACTGGATGCTAAAGATGATAGGGATAAACGAGACTTCAGAAGAATTTGGGGAGATGTCCAATTATTTGAACGCAATAAGAATGGAAAAACTTCTGTCGAACCAATACCAGGCCCATATACTAAATATTGGCGGGAATCCTGGTTAAAAGAATTACTAGAAGCGCAGACAAAAATACGCCGCACAGCACCAGAAGATATGCGTGATATTACTCTGATATCTCTGGAAGAACTGAGCGAAATTCGTCGTATTTGGTTAGAAGAAAAACACGAATTTGATGATAGCTTACCCCGCATTTATCAAGAAGTCACTGGTGAAGAATTTAAAGACCCACGTCCTGGCGCTGACCTGAGTCTATTAGGTAGCGATGAATGGTCTGTGTTAGAAGAAATTTGTGCAGGCGATGGTATGCACTTGGAACTAGTGGCAAAACTTTTAGACACAGAACGCCAATACCGAAAAATGTCTCGTCGTATAGGAATCTACGAAACTTTAGAACAATGCTTTACTACAAGTTCCCGTTCTAAAAAAGAAGCTGTTGACAATGCTCATTTGAAACGGGATTTGAAAAAAGCAGTTGAACAAGGTGATATCCAAAAAGTCAAGCAGCTAACTTTAGCTGACTTTGCCGTACCTAATGAACAAGCGATGACCGACTGTCGGTCGGAGACCATCGCATCTGCTCCAATTACGAATGCACCCGATACCCAAGGTGATGCAAAGAATACTACAAAACCTGTGGCTAAGGCGAAGGCTTGGGGGAATAAGAAATTCAAAAATAAAGAGACAAAGTCTTAAGCTGGTTCTTCATCATCGTCACCATCTCCTAAATAAAGGCTGATAAACACCTTTGTTACGGCTGGATTAATTTTTTTTCAACATATTAAACCCATCTATATGGGTTGAACATAGATTAATGATATTTCTTGAACTCGTTCTACAAAACTTTGGCCCCTACGTCGGTAGACAGGTAATCAATCTTGACCCAAGAACTGAAGACAATCCTCACCCAATTATTCTATTAGGAGGGATGAATGGAGGCGGAAAAACTACACTCATGGATTCCATACGCCTTGCTTTATATGGACAACGCGCCCAATGTTCTACCCGTGGAAATTTAAGTTATGGTGATTTTTTAACTCAATGCGTTAATAGTCAAGCTAACCCTACGGAAAAAACGCGGGTTGAGTTGCTTTTTGAACATATTGAAGATGATAAACCAATAAAATATCGGATTGTCAGAACTTGGGAAAAAAACCCTAAAGATGGTAAAGATGCACTAGGAATTTTAGGTGATGATGATACCTGGCCTGTGGATTCTCTGGTGAATATCTGGGATGATTATATAGAAAATCTTCTCCCTTTGGGTATTTCTAATTTATTTTTATTTGATGGGGAACAAGTTAAAGAACTGGCGGAACAGGACACACCACCACAAATTGTGATTGAAGCTATTCGTGGATTGTTGGGTTTAGAATTGGCGGATAGATTAGCTGTTGACTTAGAGATTTTAGTCAATCGCAAACGTAAGGAACTGGCTGAAAATAAAGATTTAGAGGAACTGGAAGAAATTGAGAAGAGGTTAAAATCACAGCAAGAAGATTATCAAGTTATAGCGGAAAAGTTAGCAGCTTTTAAAAATGAAATTGAAGAATTAGAAACTATACAGCGAGAAGCTTTAGATAAATTCGTTTCTGAAGGTGGTAAAATTGCTGCCGAACGCAATCAGCTAGAACAACAACAAAAGGAAAAATCCACCGCCGCCGAGAATATTAGACAGTCAATGTGTGAATTAGCTGCTGAGGTTTTACCGTTGGCGTTAATTCCTAATTTATTGAGTCAAGTACAAACTCAGG contains:
- the dndC gene encoding DNA phosphorothioation system sulfurtransferase DndC, which translates into the protein MTEAQQAENKGQQTRTLAELVEEIQVLTTEIQELYCLDEIPWIIGVSWGKDSSTVLQLVWNAIAALPPDKRTKTIHVITTDTKVENPIVSAWVRQSMKQLESAAQEKGMPISPHLLQPVIEDTFWVNLIGKGYPAPRNQFRWCTPRLKINPANQFIRQIVRTNGETILVLGTRKAESTKRAATMKKHQAGRVRDRLSPNASLPNSLIYTPIEDWSNNEVWIYLNQCENPWGKSNKELFNLYRGATADNECPLVIDTSTPSCGDSRFGCWVCTLVSQDKSMQAMIQNDEEKQWMQPLLDLRNKLDAKDDRDKRDFRRIWGDVQLFERNKNGKTSVEPIPGPYTKYWRESWLKELLEAQTKIRRTAPEDMRDITLISLEELSEIRRIWLEEKHEFDDSLPRIYQEVTGEEFKDPRPGADLSLLGSDEWSVLEEICAGDGMHLELVAKLLDTERQYRKMSRRIGIYETLEQCFTTSSRSKKEAVDNAHLKRDLKKAVEQGDIQKVKQLTLADFAVPNEQAMTDCRSETIASAPITNAPDTQGDAKNTTKPVAKAKAWGNKKFKNKETKS